A window of the Cannabis sativa cultivar Pink pepper isolate KNU-18-1 chromosome X, ASM2916894v1, whole genome shotgun sequence genome harbors these coding sequences:
- the LOC115701129 gene encoding bifunctional nuclease 2 isoform X1, which produces MGSLQGPVICPSVRAKQGGFYTLATMGFPVKGSRLRSELWGFKGINNSSITQAGYLSRQVSGRKFKTINCTFSSSSNGNGSMAENFNENDEDYVKSSVLEAVEVKSGVDGFMIKMRDGRHLRCVHNNPQGGHLPDYAPHPAIVLKMEDGTGLLLPIIVLEMPSVLLMAAVRNVQIARPTLYQVVKEMIDKMGYEVKLVRVTKRVHEAYFAQLYLTKVGDESECISLDLRPSDAINIAVRCKVPIQVNKYLAYSDGMRVIESGKLLTQTLASDGLLFAELDRPSGQPCVETKEFNLVRNMLVAAVEERYRDAAVLEDYIVHRQLFRVGRAVSGGSLVPFPSAPYVFRNL; this is translated from the exons ATGGGGTCTCTGCAAGGACCAGTTATTTGTCCCTCTGTTCGTGCTAAGCAAGGGGGATTTTACACTCTAGCCACGATGGGTTTTCCGGTAAAGGGTAGTCGTCTCAGAAGTGAATTGTGGGGATTCAAAGGGATCAACAATAGTAGCATCACCCAGGCAGGTTATCTTTCTCGTCAAGTAAGTGGGCGAAAATTCAAGACAATTAATTGTACTTTCAGTTCTTCGTCTAATGGAAACGGTAGCATGGCTGAAAATTTCAATGAAAACGACGAAGACTATGTCAAATCCAGCGTACTGGAAGCTG TTGAGGTGAAGAGTGGTGTAGACGGTTTCATGATTAAAATGAGGGATGGTAGGCATTTGAGGTGTGTCCATAACAATCCACAGGGTGGTCATCTGCCGGATTATGCTCCGCACCCTGCTATTGTGCTGAAGATGGAGGATGGAACTGGTCTTCTTCTTCCAATAATCGTTT TGGAGATGCCTAGTGTTTTACTCATGGCGGCAGTGCGTAATGTTCAAATT GCTAGGCCTACGCTTTATCAAGTGGTGAAAGAAATGATTGATAAAATGGGATACGAG GTTAAACTTGTTAGAGTGACTAAGAGAGTGCATGAAGCATATTTTGCTCAGTTATATCTTACAAAG GTGGGTGATGAATCAGAGTGCATCAGCCTTGACCTTCGACCTTCAGATGCTATCAACATAGCAGTGAGATGCAAG GTGCCAATACAAGTCAACAAGTACCTGGCATACAGTGATGGAATGAGAGTAATTGAATCTGGGAagctcttgacccagacccTTGCTTCAGATGGCTTATTATTTGCTGAATTAGATCG ACCAAGCGGTCAGCCATGCGTTGAAACAAAGGAATTTAATCTTGTACGCAATATGCTGGTGGCAGCTGTTGAGGAGCGATACAGAGATGCTG CTGTGCTCGAAGATTATATTGTACATAGACAATTGTTCAGAGTTGGCCGGGCTGTGTCAGGGGGATCACTAGTGCCTTTTCCCTCTGCTCCATATGTATTTAGAAACTTgtga
- the LOC115701123 gene encoding phosphatidylinositol/phosphatidylcholine transfer protein SFH6 isoform X1 encodes MSGPLDRFALPCFDGYSGHDERKERKSDFEISEDDKRTRIGSLKKKAINASSKFRHSLKRKRRKSGSGSGSGIRRNSLSIEDVRDFEELQAVDAFRQALILEELLPPRYDDYHMLLRYLFSFSTDTIGTIVLLLSLFSFSSCFHCRFLKARKFDIDKAKQMWSNMIQWRKDFGTDTILEDFEFNERNEVMNYYPQGYHGVDKEGRPVYIERLGKVDANKLMLVTTMDRYVRYHVQEFEKCFSIKFPACSVAAKRHIDSSTTILDVQGVGFKNLTKSARELITRLQKIDNDNYPETLCRMFIINAGPGFKLLWSTVKSFLDPKTTTKIHVLGNKYQSKLLEIIDASELPDFLGGSCNCVDQGGCMRSDKGPWNDPSILKVVLSGEAQCFRQIVTVSNSEGRLVSCDKSRISMIRSSDTSAAESGSEVEEMASPKLNKSYLQPKLTPVCEEARVTGKASNTGGISEYDEYVPMVDKAVIGWEKRKSQQIPSVSGGPPTVSSVEETTKGFFAHYWAVLLAIFVTLITLIQSVTCRVTNKFHYSFSVSGNNVSEMTAESAPVEFQPPSPAPGFPKADLLSSALIKLGELEEKVSMLQAKPFEMPCEKEELLNAAVYRVDALEAELIATKKALHEALMKQDELLEYIDGREQAKLRRKKWCW; translated from the exons ATGTCTGGCCCGCTTGATAGATTCGCCCTCCCTT GCTTTGATGGGTATTCTGGGCATGATGAAAGAAAGGAAAGgaaatcagattttgaaatcTCGGAAGATGACAAGAGGACGAGAATTGGGAGCCTTAAAAAGAAAGCAATTAATGCGTCTAGTAAATTTAGACATTCTCTTAAGAGAAAAAGAAGGAAAAGTGGGAGTGGGAGTGGGAGTGGGATCCGGAGAAATTCTCTTTCCATTGAGGATGTTCGTGATTTCGAGGAGTTGCAGGCTGTGGACGCATTTCGACAAGCACTCATCTTGGAGGAGTTGCTACCTCCAAGATATGATGACTATCATATGTTGTTGAGgtaccttttttctttttctacagATACAATTGGAACAATTGTGCTGCTGCTTTCTTTGTTCTCATTCTCCAGTTGTTTTCATTGCAGATTCTTGAAAGCAAGGAAGTTTGATATCGATAAAGCCAAACAAATGTGGAGCAACATGATCCAATGGAGGAAAGACTTTGGAACGGACACAATTTTGGAG GATTTTGAGTTTAATGAGCGGAACGAAGTTATGAACTACTACCCTCAGGGTTATCATGGTGTGGACAAAGAAGGAAGACCTGTTTACATTGAAAGATTGGGAAAAGTTGATGCCAACAAGCTTATGTTAGTGACTACTATGGATCGATATGTGAGATACCATGTCCAGGAGTTTGAGAAGTGTTTTTCCATTAAGTTTCCAGCATGCTCTGTTGCTGCTAAGAGACACATTGATTCAAGTACAACAATATTAGATGTTCAAGGCGTA ggttttaaaaacttaaccAAGTCAGCACGAGAGCTCATCACGCGCTTGCAGAAAATTGATAATGACAACTACCCTGAG ACACTTTGCCGAATGTTTATAATTAATGCTGGTCCTGGTTTTAAGCTGCTATGGAGTACAGTTAAATCATTTCTTGACCCAAAAACAACTACCAAGATTCAT GTTCTTGGCAATAAGTACCAGAGCAAATTGCTTGAAATTATTGATGCAAG TGAGTTGCCTGATTTTCTTGGAGGAAGCTGTAACTGTGTTGATCAGGGGGGCTGCATGAGGTCTGATAAGGGACCATGGAATGATCCCAGTATATTAAAG GTGGTACTTAGTGGTGAAGCACAGTGTTTTAGACAGATAGTAACAGTTTCCAACAGCGAGGGGAGGTTGGTTTCTTGTGATAAGTCCCGGATTTCAATG ATACGAAGTAGTGATACATCTGCTGCAGAATCAGGATCTGAAGTGGAAGAAATGGCTTCACCCAAATTAAATAAAAGCTATTTACAACCAAAGTTGACTCCTGTCTGTGAGGAA GCTAGAGTCACTGGTAAGGCAAGCAACACTGGGGGAATCTCTGAGTATGATGAATATGTTCCCATGGTTGATAAGGCTGTTATTGGCTGGGAAAAGCGCAAATCCCAGCAAATTCCATCTGTTTCTGGCG GGCCACCAACTGTTTCAAGTGTAGAAGAAACTACAAAGGGATTCTTTGCTCATTACTGGGCTGTGCTTCTGGCCATCTTTGTTACTCTCATTACTCTCATCCAATCAGTTACATGTCGTGTTACTAATAAATTTCACTACTCATTTTCTGTTTCTGGCAACAACGTCTCTGAGATGACTGCTGAATCAGCTCCAGTGGAGTTCCAGCCCCCTTCACCGGCTCCAGGGTTTCCAAAGGCAGACCTTCTTTCATCTGCTTTGATAAAGCTTGGGGAGCTAGAAGAAAAGGTGAGTATGCTACAAGCGAAGCCATTTGAAATGCCTTGTGAGAAAGAAGAGCTGCTCAATGCTGCTGTTTATCGTGTGGATGCTTTAGAAGCAGAGTTAATTGCTACAAAAAAG GCTTTACATGAAGCTCTAATGAAGCAAGATGAACTACTTGAATATATAGATGGAAGAGAACAGGCAAAACTTCGG AGAAAGAAGTGGTGCTGGTAA
- the LOC115703201 gene encoding heavy metal-associated isoprenylated plant protein 2, which yields MVSKKTVVSVELLCSKCRQKVMNLIAKIEGITSIVLDPSKNTVTVIGEADPVCIIRKVRKFRKTATIVSIGPPKEEKKDEKNKEVIISYPSTTCKKCDVWYVVAEDAYTHYCSIM from the exons ATGGTTTCTAAG AAAACAGTTGTGTCAGTGGAACTGCTGTGCTCCAAGTGCAGACAGAAGGTGATGAACTTAATTGCAAAGATTGAAGGAATAACTTCAATAGTCCTAGACCCCTCAAAAAATACAGTGACAGTGATTGGTGAAGCTGATCCAGTTTGTATCATTAGGAAGGTAAGGAAGTTCAGGAAAACTGCTACAATTGTGAGTATTGGCCCTCCAAAGGAAGAGAAAAAAGATGAAAAGAATAAAGAAGTGATCATTTCTTACCCTTCAACCACTTGTAAGAAATGCGATGTTTGGTATGTTGTGGCCGAAGATGCTTACACCCATTACTGCTCCATTATGTAA
- the LOC115701100 gene encoding AAA-ATPase At3g50940 produces MWSSPETVPSAKTIISVAASLTASAVLLRSVTENLIPDAVQELFITRVHKLYTRLSPHVTVVVDEFDGLTANQLFESATIYLGATQYASTDRIKVKKLEKEKQLAVTIDINQEMEDSFKGVKFSWVLVSSRNGSSFSSSGRRGDHSSGFAQKEIRHYELSFRKKHRELALDSYLPYVLEKAKWLKEERKCVKLHTVDYNGSDYWSWINLDHPATFETMAMDPDMKKTLIDDLHRFISRKEYYRRVGKAWKRGYLLYGPPGTGKSSLVAAMANYLKFDIYDLDLKEVQCDSDLRRLLIGTGNRSILVIEDIDCSVELQNRNSDNEFKHVEDGDKITLSGLLNFIDGLWSSCGDERIVVFTTNHKDRLDPALLRPGRMDLHLHLSYCDFNGFKILANKYLQIKKHTLFGEIEKLLEKVRATPAEIGGELMKNDNAEVSLQGLINFLQSKEEQSPGEESLESV; encoded by the exons ATGTGGTCGTCGCCGGAGACAGTGCCTTCTGCTAAAACAATCATTTCAGTGGCTGCCTCACTCACCGCCTCAGCGGTTCTTCTCCGATCCGTCACTGAGAATCTTATCCCAGACGCTGTCCAGGAGCTGTTCATCACGCGCGTTCACAAACTCTACACCCGATTATCACCCCACGTCACCGTCGTAGTCGACGAGTTCGACGGTCTCACAGCGAACCAGTTGTTCGAGTCTGCCACCATTTACTTGGGCGCCACCCAATATGCCTCAACTGACAGAATCAAAGTCAAGAAGTTGGAGAAGGAGAAGCAGCTGGCAGTGACCATAGACATAAATCAAGAAATGGAAGATTCGTTTAAGGGGGTCAAATTCAGTTGGGTTTTGGTCTCCTCCAGAAACGGCTCGTCGTTTTCTAGTAGTGGCAGGCGAGGAGATCACAGTAGCGGATTTGCCCAGAAGGAGATACGACACTACGAGCTAAGCTTTCGTAAAAAACACAGGGAATTGGCTCTGGATTCTTACCTGCCCTACGTTTTGGAGAAAGCTAAATGGcttaaagaagaaagaaagtgtGTGAAGCTTCATACTGTGGATTATAATGGGAGTGATTACTGGAGTTGGATAAACCTGGATCATCCTGCTACCTTCGAAACTATGGCCATGGACCCCGACATGAAGAAGACATTGATTGATGACCTCCATAGATTTATATCGAGAAAAGAGTATTACAGAAGAGTAGGGAAGGCTTGGAAACGTGGGTATTTGTTGTATGGACCGCCTGGTACAGGAAAGTCGAGCTTGGTTGCTGCCATGGCCAACTATCTCAAGTTTGACATCTATGACTTGGATTTAAAAGAAGTCCAATGCGATTCGGATTTGAGGAGGTTGTTGATTGGCACTGGGAACCGATCCATATTAGTGATTGAGGACATTGACTGTTCAGTTGAGTTGCAAAATAGGAATTCAGATAATGAATTCAAACACGTTGAAGATGGTGATAAG ATTACTCTCTCTGGTCTGTTGAACTTCATTGATGGCTTGTGGTCTAGTTGCGGAGACGAGAGAATCGTTGTGTTCACTACCAATCACAAGGACCGATTGGATCCGGCTCTACTGAGACCTGGTCGAATGGATCTGCATCTCCATCTGTCTTACTGTGATTTCAATGGATTCAAGATACTAGCAAATAAGTACTTACAGATTAAGAAGCACACTTTGTTTGGGGAAATTGAGAAATTGCTGGAGAAGGTTCGCGCAACTCCTGCGGAAATTGGTGGAGAGCTGATGAAGAATGACAATGCTGAAGTTTCACTTCAAGGTCTTATCAACTTCCTCCAAAGCAAGGAAGAACAGAGTCCCGGAGAGGAGAGTTTAGAATCAGTGTAA
- the LOC115701123 gene encoding phosphatidylinositol/phosphatidylcholine transfer protein SFH6 isoform X2, with translation MSGPLDRFALPCFDGYSGHDERKERKSDFEISEDDKRTRIGSLKKKAINASSKFRHSLKRKRRKSGSGSGSGIRRNSLSIEDVRDFEELQAVDAFRQALILEELLPPRYDDYHMLLRFLKARKFDIDKAKQMWSNMIQWRKDFGTDTILEDFEFNERNEVMNYYPQGYHGVDKEGRPVYIERLGKVDANKLMLVTTMDRYVRYHVQEFEKCFSIKFPACSVAAKRHIDSSTTILDVQGVGFKNLTKSARELITRLQKIDNDNYPETLCRMFIINAGPGFKLLWSTVKSFLDPKTTTKIHVLGNKYQSKLLEIIDASELPDFLGGSCNCVDQGGCMRSDKGPWNDPSILKVVLSGEAQCFRQIVTVSNSEGRLVSCDKSRISMIRSSDTSAAESGSEVEEMASPKLNKSYLQPKLTPVCEEARVTGKASNTGGISEYDEYVPMVDKAVIGWEKRKSQQIPSVSGGPPTVSSVEETTKGFFAHYWAVLLAIFVTLITLIQSVTCRVTNKFHYSFSVSGNNVSEMTAESAPVEFQPPSPAPGFPKADLLSSALIKLGELEEKVSMLQAKPFEMPCEKEELLNAAVYRVDALEAELIATKKALHEALMKQDELLEYIDGREQAKLRRKKWCW, from the exons ATGTCTGGCCCGCTTGATAGATTCGCCCTCCCTT GCTTTGATGGGTATTCTGGGCATGATGAAAGAAAGGAAAGgaaatcagattttgaaatcTCGGAAGATGACAAGAGGACGAGAATTGGGAGCCTTAAAAAGAAAGCAATTAATGCGTCTAGTAAATTTAGACATTCTCTTAAGAGAAAAAGAAGGAAAAGTGGGAGTGGGAGTGGGAGTGGGATCCGGAGAAATTCTCTTTCCATTGAGGATGTTCGTGATTTCGAGGAGTTGCAGGCTGTGGACGCATTTCGACAAGCACTCATCTTGGAGGAGTTGCTACCTCCAAGATATGATGACTATCATATGTTGTTGAG ATTCTTGAAAGCAAGGAAGTTTGATATCGATAAAGCCAAACAAATGTGGAGCAACATGATCCAATGGAGGAAAGACTTTGGAACGGACACAATTTTGGAG GATTTTGAGTTTAATGAGCGGAACGAAGTTATGAACTACTACCCTCAGGGTTATCATGGTGTGGACAAAGAAGGAAGACCTGTTTACATTGAAAGATTGGGAAAAGTTGATGCCAACAAGCTTATGTTAGTGACTACTATGGATCGATATGTGAGATACCATGTCCAGGAGTTTGAGAAGTGTTTTTCCATTAAGTTTCCAGCATGCTCTGTTGCTGCTAAGAGACACATTGATTCAAGTACAACAATATTAGATGTTCAAGGCGTA ggttttaaaaacttaaccAAGTCAGCACGAGAGCTCATCACGCGCTTGCAGAAAATTGATAATGACAACTACCCTGAG ACACTTTGCCGAATGTTTATAATTAATGCTGGTCCTGGTTTTAAGCTGCTATGGAGTACAGTTAAATCATTTCTTGACCCAAAAACAACTACCAAGATTCAT GTTCTTGGCAATAAGTACCAGAGCAAATTGCTTGAAATTATTGATGCAAG TGAGTTGCCTGATTTTCTTGGAGGAAGCTGTAACTGTGTTGATCAGGGGGGCTGCATGAGGTCTGATAAGGGACCATGGAATGATCCCAGTATATTAAAG GTGGTACTTAGTGGTGAAGCACAGTGTTTTAGACAGATAGTAACAGTTTCCAACAGCGAGGGGAGGTTGGTTTCTTGTGATAAGTCCCGGATTTCAATG ATACGAAGTAGTGATACATCTGCTGCAGAATCAGGATCTGAAGTGGAAGAAATGGCTTCACCCAAATTAAATAAAAGCTATTTACAACCAAAGTTGACTCCTGTCTGTGAGGAA GCTAGAGTCACTGGTAAGGCAAGCAACACTGGGGGAATCTCTGAGTATGATGAATATGTTCCCATGGTTGATAAGGCTGTTATTGGCTGGGAAAAGCGCAAATCCCAGCAAATTCCATCTGTTTCTGGCG GGCCACCAACTGTTTCAAGTGTAGAAGAAACTACAAAGGGATTCTTTGCTCATTACTGGGCTGTGCTTCTGGCCATCTTTGTTACTCTCATTACTCTCATCCAATCAGTTACATGTCGTGTTACTAATAAATTTCACTACTCATTTTCTGTTTCTGGCAACAACGTCTCTGAGATGACTGCTGAATCAGCTCCAGTGGAGTTCCAGCCCCCTTCACCGGCTCCAGGGTTTCCAAAGGCAGACCTTCTTTCATCTGCTTTGATAAAGCTTGGGGAGCTAGAAGAAAAGGTGAGTATGCTACAAGCGAAGCCATTTGAAATGCCTTGTGAGAAAGAAGAGCTGCTCAATGCTGCTGTTTATCGTGTGGATGCTTTAGAAGCAGAGTTAATTGCTACAAAAAAG GCTTTACATGAAGCTCTAATGAAGCAAGATGAACTACTTGAATATATAGATGGAAGAGAACAGGCAAAACTTCGG AGAAAGAAGTGGTGCTGGTAA
- the LOC115701129 gene encoding bifunctional nuclease 2 isoform X2, producing the protein MGSLQGPVICPSVRAKQGGFYTLATMGFPVKGSRLRSELWGFKGINNSSITQAGYLSRQVSGRKFKTINCTFSSSSNGNGSMAENFNENDEDYVKSSVLEAVEVKSGVDGFMIKMRDGRHLRCVHNNPQGGHLPDYAPHPAIVLKMEDGTGLLLPIIVLEMPSVLLMAAVRNVQIARPTLYQVVKEMIDKMGYEVKLVRVTKRVHEAYFAQLYLTKVGDESECISLDLRPSDAINIAVRCKVPIQVNKYLAYSDGMRVIESGKLLTQTLASDGLLFAELDRPSGQPCVETKEFNLVRNMLVAAVEERYRDAAQWRDKLSQLRARKNLA; encoded by the exons ATGGGGTCTCTGCAAGGACCAGTTATTTGTCCCTCTGTTCGTGCTAAGCAAGGGGGATTTTACACTCTAGCCACGATGGGTTTTCCGGTAAAGGGTAGTCGTCTCAGAAGTGAATTGTGGGGATTCAAAGGGATCAACAATAGTAGCATCACCCAGGCAGGTTATCTTTCTCGTCAAGTAAGTGGGCGAAAATTCAAGACAATTAATTGTACTTTCAGTTCTTCGTCTAATGGAAACGGTAGCATGGCTGAAAATTTCAATGAAAACGACGAAGACTATGTCAAATCCAGCGTACTGGAAGCTG TTGAGGTGAAGAGTGGTGTAGACGGTTTCATGATTAAAATGAGGGATGGTAGGCATTTGAGGTGTGTCCATAACAATCCACAGGGTGGTCATCTGCCGGATTATGCTCCGCACCCTGCTATTGTGCTGAAGATGGAGGATGGAACTGGTCTTCTTCTTCCAATAATCGTTT TGGAGATGCCTAGTGTTTTACTCATGGCGGCAGTGCGTAATGTTCAAATT GCTAGGCCTACGCTTTATCAAGTGGTGAAAGAAATGATTGATAAAATGGGATACGAG GTTAAACTTGTTAGAGTGACTAAGAGAGTGCATGAAGCATATTTTGCTCAGTTATATCTTACAAAG GTGGGTGATGAATCAGAGTGCATCAGCCTTGACCTTCGACCTTCAGATGCTATCAACATAGCAGTGAGATGCAAG GTGCCAATACAAGTCAACAAGTACCTGGCATACAGTGATGGAATGAGAGTAATTGAATCTGGGAagctcttgacccagacccTTGCTTCAGATGGCTTATTATTTGCTGAATTAGATCG ACCAAGCGGTCAGCCATGCGTTGAAACAAAGGAATTTAATCTTGTACGCAATATGCTGGTGGCAGCTGTTGAGGAGCGATACAGAGATGCTG CTCAGTGGAGGGATAAACTAAGTCAACTTCGTGCTAGAAAGAACTTGGCATGA